Within the Cloacibacillus sp. genome, the region AAATTTGACATCATATTCGCGGACCCGCCATATAATCTCGGCTGGGGCGCGGAATTTATAAAACTTATCGAAGCCAGCGAATGCGTTTTAGCGCCCGGCGGCGTTATAATCTTTGAACATTCCGACGAAGAGGAGCCAGCGCCGATGGACGAGGCGCGATGGGAGCGCTGCGACAGAAAATACGGCGGCACCGTGCTCAGCTTTTACAACAGAAGGACGGAGAGTGTGGAGAATGATTAGAGCGGTCTATCCTGGGTCATTCGACCCAATAACCAACGGACATATATATATATCAGAACGCGCGGCCGCGCTCTTTGACGAGCTGGTAGTCGCGGTGCTTGTGAACCCCGAAAAACGTTCCACCTTCAGCGAGGAGGAACGCCAGATAATGGCGCGCGAAGCGCTGGTCCATCTGCCGAACGTCAAAGTCAAATACTTCAACGGCCTGCTGGTGGATTTCATGCGCCAGCAGCAGAGCCGCATAATAATCCGAGGCCTGCGCGCGCTGTCAGACTTTGAATACGAATTTCAGCTGGCTCAGATGAACCGACAGCTTGCGCCGGAGATAGAGACATTCTTCATCGTCACGGACGCAAAATATTCCTACATCTCAAGCCGCGCGATAAAAGACACGATAAAATTCGGCGGGGCGGTGCGGGATATGGTTCCCCCCGGAGTATACAGAAGACTGCGGGAAAGGATACC harbors:
- the coaD gene encoding pantetheine-phosphate adenylyltransferase, with protein sequence MIRAVYPGSFDPITNGHIYISERAAALFDELVVAVLVNPEKRSTFSEEERQIMAREALVHLPNVKVKYFNGLLVDFMRQQQSRIIIRGLRALSDFEYEFQLAQMNRQLAPEIETFFIVTDAKYSYISSRAIKDTIKFGGAVRDMVPPGVYRRLRERIPPRNL